A genomic region of Tissierella sp. contains the following coding sequences:
- a CDS encoding DUF4846 domain-containing protein — translation MNKSKWILLLIIVSMLMTSCKAMKGDVESQSSIDLPIEGKGNKEASYINTEGQTIEERYLTLEGYSRVEVDKDSFGEFLRNQKLKPYGEKVLYYDGREKTKKGVYDSVIDVDIGDRDLHQCADAVMLLRAEYLYSIGKYEDISFDFVSGFTAEYEKWMAGYRIKVEGNNVSYYKATEPSNTYEDFRKYMIMVMSYASTLSLEKELESVDIEDMEIGDVFIIGGSPGHAVIVVDMAVDDDNEKVFILAQSYMPAQQTQILINPMDDTISPWYSLKGKEKLVTPEWTFELDELKRFVD, via the coding sequence ATGAATAAATCAAAGTGGATACTCTTGCTTATTATTGTGTCAATGCTAATGACAAGTTGCAAAGCAATGAAAGGTGATGTTGAATCTCAATCATCTATAGATCTTCCTATAGAAGGAAAAGGCAATAAAGAGGCTAGCTACATTAACACAGAAGGCCAAACTATTGAAGAAAGGTACTTAACATTGGAAGGCTATAGTAGAGTAGAGGTAGACAAGGACAGCTTTGGTGAATTCTTAAGAAATCAGAAACTTAAACCCTATGGCGAAAAAGTTTTATACTATGATGGTAGGGAGAAAACTAAAAAAGGCGTTTATGATAGTGTAATTGATGTTGATATTGGTGACAGAGATTTGCATCAATGTGCTGATGCTGTTATGCTTTTAAGGGCAGAATATCTTTACTCAATAGGTAAATATGAAGATATTAGCTTTGATTTTGTATCAGGCTTTACAGCAGAGTATGAGAAGTGGATGGCAGGATATAGAATAAAAGTTGAAGGTAATAATGTTAGTTATTATAAAGCTACGGAACCATCGAATACATATGAGGATTTTAGAAAATACATGATTATGGTAATGTCTTATGCCAGTACATTGTCCTTAGAGAAAGAATTAGAATCAGTTGATATAGAAGATATGGAAATCGGAGATGTATTTATAATAGGAGGAAGTCCAGGACATGCAGTTATTGTTGTAGATATGGCTGTAGATGATGATAATGAAAAAGTGTTTATTCTAGCTCAATCCTATATGCCAGCTCAACAAACTCAAATACTTATTAATCCTATGGATGATACTATAAGTCCGTGGTATTCATTGAAAGGCAAGGAAAAGTTAGTGACCCCTGAATGGACATTTGAATTAGATGAATTGAAGAGATTTGTAGACTAA